The Natronospira bacteriovora genome has a window encoding:
- the nadD gene encoding nicotinate-nucleotide adenylyltransferase translates to MPRGRVPVLMEQHSQRPIGLFGGTFDPIHHGHLRPALELLEILELEQVRLIPCADPPHRGAPMAPGPFRLEMARAAVHDQPGLEVDDREMRRPGPSYTLDTLLAFREELGPKRPLCLILGSDAFLGLPRWSRWEALLEQAHIVVAHRPGWQLTPDGDLSRVLEACRSDDRADLHRLPAGRILTQQVTQLEISSSVIREILDRGGSVRYLTPDPVVRMIESSPYYSRRPARSYARVTREGGV, encoded by the coding sequence ATGCCGCGCGGACGCGTTCCGGTTCTGATGGAACAGCATTCGCAGCGGCCCATCGGTCTGTTCGGTGGCACATTCGATCCGATCCACCACGGTCATCTGCGTCCTGCTCTGGAACTGCTCGAAATCCTCGAGCTGGAGCAGGTGCGGCTGATTCCCTGTGCTGATCCGCCCCATCGCGGCGCGCCCATGGCGCCCGGCCCCTTTCGCCTGGAAATGGCCCGGGCCGCGGTGCATGACCAGCCGGGGCTGGAAGTGGATGATCGGGAGATGCGCCGGCCCGGCCCCTCCTACACCCTGGATACCCTGCTGGCCTTTCGCGAGGAACTGGGGCCGAAACGTCCGCTGTGTCTGATCCTTGGCAGTGATGCCTTCCTCGGACTGCCACGCTGGAGCCGCTGGGAAGCGCTGTTGGAGCAGGCCCATATCGTGGTGGCCCATCGACCCGGCTGGCAGCTGACGCCGGACGGTGACCTGTCCCGGGTGCTGGAGGCCTGTCGCAGTGACGACAGGGCCGACCTGCACCGGCTGCCGGCGGGCCGGATACTGACCCAGCAGGTGACGCAGCTGGAGATTTCCTCCAGCGTCATTCGCGAAATTCTCGACCGGGGCGGGTCGGTGCGCTATCTCACGCCTGACCCGGTGGTGAGAATGATCGAGAGCAGTCCCTATTACAGTCGGCGACCTGCCCGATCCTATGCCCGCGTGACGCGGGAAGGAGGAGTGTAA
- a CDS encoding tetratricopeptide repeat-containing diguanylate cyclase, with amino-acid sequence MPYRNGLIAVALLALLCSHSLPTRAQSGTEVRINVLLEQSREVLDGQPGLAADNARQALLLAREHQRRLDTGRALYRLGRALQAQGELADALLHFREAEEFIDANQESDWQARLLVGKGAVLTELGDYQQALAYQLDALRLYRDLAAPQEVVEVLNNMGALHFRLGDLDASLTHFQQARAEAESARLEAGLASAINNIGVIHRNRQQLDEAEAHYLASLAIRERIDERSGISASLNNLAIIAYDRGDLDTSQDYHERALAMNRNIGDRYAIARSLHNLGQIMVARGDLEAAEPFFLDSIEINREIGARNHLMGTYEQIADLYHDMDRPDDAFAFLRRYITLREELHNENSRRQIGELRALFEVEQREQEIKLLQERQRTGTILRNGLIVGTFGLLLIIALLFNRYRLKSRSSRLIEARNRELESLDRIVATLNTENDFSHMLSRVLEEALSFFRDADRGVFLVKEGEMDRYRVAVYQGYRYAAIGNITMEGETARRRYTDGGLPLVHGVRRFQNLPPLKGHEALKESDPQKAMVVMDIALDGEADGFLILQSTRNHSAFGQADAERFQRFRRHAISAFRNARQMTALERENERAENALKRMTAAQEELRRLARTDTLTTLPNRRAAEEWMKQEAHRVRRHQRPLTVALADIDHFKRINDELGHDAGDEVLKAVAEKLSRRVRNEDLVARWGGEEFLLLLPETDLAGGESLANNLRTLVTDSPLMHEGKPISISVTFGLALFSPGESLHDTLKRADAALYQGKAMGRNRVITEVELADD; translated from the coding sequence ATGCCCTACCGCAACGGCCTGATCGCTGTCGCCCTTCTCGCCCTGCTGTGTTCCCATTCCCTCCCGACCCGGGCCCAGTCCGGCACCGAAGTCCGCATCAATGTGCTGCTGGAGCAGTCACGGGAAGTCCTTGACGGCCAACCCGGCCTGGCTGCCGACAATGCGCGACAGGCGCTCTTGCTGGCGCGTGAGCATCAGCGCCGCCTCGACACGGGCCGTGCCCTTTACCGTCTGGGCCGTGCGCTACAGGCCCAGGGGGAACTGGCTGATGCCCTGCTCCATTTCCGGGAGGCCGAGGAATTCATCGACGCAAACCAGGAGTCAGACTGGCAGGCACGTCTGCTGGTCGGCAAGGGAGCGGTGCTCACCGAGCTGGGTGACTACCAGCAGGCCCTGGCTTACCAGCTGGATGCCCTTCGCCTCTATCGTGACCTGGCCGCACCGCAGGAAGTGGTCGAGGTACTGAACAACATGGGAGCGCTTCACTTTCGCCTTGGCGACCTGGATGCGAGTCTGACCCACTTCCAACAGGCGCGGGCGGAAGCGGAATCTGCCCGCCTCGAGGCGGGGCTTGCCAGCGCCATCAACAACATTGGCGTCATTCATCGGAATCGCCAGCAACTTGACGAAGCAGAAGCTCACTACCTGGCAAGCCTGGCCATTCGTGAACGCATCGACGAGCGAAGCGGTATCTCCGCCTCCCTCAACAATCTGGCGATCATCGCCTATGATCGGGGCGATCTTGACACCTCGCAGGACTATCACGAACGCGCACTGGCCATGAATCGAAACATCGGTGACCGCTACGCCATTGCCCGATCACTGCATAACCTCGGCCAGATCATGGTTGCCCGCGGTGACCTTGAGGCTGCGGAACCCTTCTTCCTGGACAGTATCGAGATCAATCGCGAGATTGGCGCTCGCAACCACCTGATGGGAACCTACGAACAGATCGCGGACCTCTACCACGACATGGACAGGCCCGATGATGCCTTTGCCTTTCTCAGGCGCTACATCACGCTTCGTGAAGAGCTGCATAACGAAAACAGCCGTCGCCAGATCGGCGAGCTCCGAGCCCTGTTCGAAGTTGAGCAGAGAGAGCAGGAAATCAAGCTCCTCCAGGAACGTCAACGCACCGGCACCATTCTTCGAAACGGCCTGATCGTCGGCACCTTCGGCCTGCTCCTCATCATTGCCCTGCTCTTCAACCGTTACCGCCTCAAAAGTCGAAGCAGCCGATTGATTGAGGCCCGGAACCGGGAGCTTGAATCCCTGGACCGAATCGTGGCCACGCTTAATACAGAGAATGATTTTTCCCACATGCTCAGCCGAGTACTTGAAGAGGCGCTGAGTTTCTTCCGGGATGCCGATCGCGGGGTTTTCCTTGTCAAGGAAGGCGAGATGGATCGCTACCGTGTTGCTGTCTATCAAGGCTATCGTTACGCGGCCATCGGAAACATCACCATGGAGGGCGAGACGGCAAGACGGCGCTACACCGACGGTGGCCTCCCTCTCGTTCATGGCGTGCGCCGTTTCCAGAATCTGCCACCACTGAAAGGTCACGAAGCACTCAAGGAATCGGATCCACAGAAGGCAATGGTGGTGATGGACATCGCACTGGACGGTGAAGCGGATGGCTTTCTCATTCTTCAAAGTACTCGTAATCATAGCGCCTTTGGGCAGGCCGATGCCGAGCGCTTTCAGCGTTTCCGGCGGCACGCGATTTCGGCGTTCCGAAACGCACGACAGATGACGGCACTGGAGCGAGAGAACGAACGGGCGGAGAATGCGCTGAAGCGGATGACAGCCGCTCAGGAGGAACTGCGACGCCTGGCCCGCACCGACACCCTCACGACACTACCCAATCGACGGGCCGCCGAGGAGTGGATGAAGCAGGAAGCCCATCGGGTCAGGCGGCATCAGCGCCCACTGACGGTTGCCCTTGCGGATATCGATCACTTCAAACGCATCAATGATGAACTGGGCCACGATGCCGGGGATGAGGTGCTCAAGGCCGTCGCGGAAAAACTGTCAAGACGAGTGAGAAACGAGGATCTGGTCGCACGATGGGGCGGAGAAGAGTTTCTACTTCTGCTTCCGGAAACGGATCTGGCCGGTGGAGAGAGCCTGGCGAATAACCTGCGCACGCTTGTTACCGACAGCCCGCTCATGCATGAAGGCAAGCCCATATCCATCAGCGTGACATTCGGCCTGGCTCTGTTTTCACCGGGGGAATCACTGCATGACACGCTCAAGCGGGCGGATGCTGCCCTTTACCAAGGCAAGGCAATGGGAAGAAACAGGGTCATCACGGAAGTGGAACTGGCGGATGATTGA
- the rng gene encoding ribonuclease G: MSEEILVNVTPRETRVALLENGSLQEVMIERSNSRGLVGNLYKGRVSRVLPGMQAAFIDVGLARTAFLHANDIARSAHTENETPSAGPANIRDLVHEGKEILVQVLKDPLGSKGARLTTHISIPSRYLVYLPGGKGVGLSTRIENEHERARLQAMLGQIIDDDTPGGYIVRTAGEDATLDALRADMLFLSRLWESIQDVSATAKPGDLVHEDLPLPVRILRDMMGQGVEQVRVDSSTVFSRMKGFADQFIPELSPRVQHYTGRRPIFDLYGVDDEINRALERRVNLKSGGYLIIDQTEAMTTIDVNTGAFVGSRNLEETALKTNLEAARAIARQLRLRNLGGIIIIDFIDMDDQEHKGLVLNALERALAQDPAKNQVCEVSALGLVEMTRKRTRESLEHVLCEPCPTCEGRASVKTPETVCFDIFREVLREAGQYEVQELLVIASQAVVDLLLDEESASLAEVEEMVGKPIRLQVESQYSQEQFDVVPT; encoded by the coding sequence ATGAGTGAAGAGATTCTGGTCAACGTCACCCCCCGGGAAACCCGGGTGGCACTGCTGGAGAATGGCTCGCTCCAGGAAGTGATGATCGAACGCTCCAACAGCCGGGGGCTGGTCGGCAATCTCTACAAGGGTCGGGTCTCCCGGGTGTTGCCCGGCATGCAGGCCGCCTTCATCGACGTGGGCCTGGCCCGCACCGCCTTCCTGCACGCCAATGACATTGCCCGCTCGGCCCACACCGAGAACGAAACCCCCTCCGCCGGCCCGGCCAACATCCGCGACCTGGTGCATGAAGGCAAGGAAATACTGGTTCAGGTGCTCAAGGACCCCCTCGGCAGCAAGGGAGCGCGCCTGACCACCCACATCAGCATCCCTTCCCGTTATCTGGTCTACCTGCCCGGTGGCAAGGGCGTGGGCCTGTCCACGCGCATCGAAAATGAACACGAGCGGGCGCGACTGCAGGCCATGCTCGGGCAGATCATCGATGATGACACCCCGGGAGGCTACATCGTGCGCACGGCGGGCGAGGACGCCACCCTGGATGCCCTGCGCGCCGACATGCTCTTTCTCAGCCGCCTGTGGGAATCCATCCAGGATGTCTCGGCCACGGCAAAGCCGGGTGATCTGGTGCATGAGGATCTGCCACTGCCGGTGCGCATACTGCGTGACATGATGGGGCAGGGAGTGGAACAGGTGAGAGTGGATTCCTCCACGGTCTTCAGCCGCATGAAGGGGTTTGCCGACCAGTTCATTCCCGAGCTCAGCCCCCGGGTGCAGCATTACACCGGCCGCCGCCCCATTTTCGATCTCTACGGCGTGGATGATGAAATCAATCGTGCCCTGGAGCGGCGAGTGAATCTCAAGTCCGGTGGCTACCTGATCATCGATCAGACTGAAGCCATGACCACCATTGACGTCAACACCGGCGCCTTCGTGGGCAGTCGCAATCTGGAAGAGACCGCGCTCAAGACCAATCTGGAGGCGGCCCGTGCCATTGCCAGGCAGCTCCGTCTGCGCAATCTGGGCGGCATCATCATCATCGATTTCATCGACATGGACGATCAGGAGCACAAGGGCCTGGTACTCAATGCCCTTGAACGCGCTCTGGCACAGGATCCGGCCAAGAACCAGGTGTGCGAGGTGTCCGCCCTCGGCCTGGTGGAAATGACCCGCAAGCGTACCCGGGAAAGCCTGGAACACGTGCTCTGCGAGCCCTGTCCCACCTGTGAAGGCCGCGCCTCGGTAAAGACCCCCGAAACCGTCTGTTTCGATATTTTCCGTGAAGTGCTCCGCGAGGCCGGGCAGTATGAGGTGCAGGAGCTGCTCGTGATCGCATCCCAGGCCGTGGTGGATCTCCTGCTGGATGAGGAATCCGCCAGTCTGGCCGAAGTGGAGGAAATGGTGGGCAAACCCATCCGCCTCCAGGTGGAAAGCCAGTACTCCCAGGAACAGTTCGATGTCGTCCCCACCTGA
- the rsfS gene encoding ribosome silencing factor: MTDEAKTVLSGAALNEWLVDVLDDMKARDITVLDVREVTPIVDTMIIASGTSSRHVASVAQHLLRSVKKAGMQAGIEGEKDSDWVLVDLGEAVVHVMHPETRAFYNLEKLWSLDDRDEGNREARARVAGGGRPPSLSGH, translated from the coding sequence GTGACGGATGAAGCGAAGACCGTACTCAGTGGCGCAGCCCTGAATGAGTGGCTGGTGGATGTGCTTGACGACATGAAGGCCCGTGACATCACGGTGCTGGATGTGCGCGAAGTCACGCCCATCGTGGATACCATGATCATCGCCTCCGGTACCTCCAGCCGACATGTGGCGTCGGTGGCCCAGCACCTGCTGCGCTCGGTGAAGAAGGCCGGCATGCAGGCCGGCATCGAAGGCGAGAAGGATTCGGACTGGGTGCTGGTGGATCTGGGCGAGGCCGTGGTGCATGTCATGCACCCGGAGACCCGGGCCTTCTACAACCTGGAAAAGCTCTGGAGCCTGGACGACCGGGATGAAGGCAATCGGGAGGCCCGTGCCCGGGTCGCCGGCGGCGGACGCCCGCCGTCCCTGTCCGGTCACTGA
- the rlmH gene encoding 23S rRNA (pseudouridine(1915)-N(3))-methyltransferase RlmH codes for MRIRLLAVGQRLPAWMNDGFAEYARRLPHECRLELNEIPPGRRSGKTAPDRARQQEAERILKAIGNDRLIALDERGQSPDTVKLSAWLGDWLMDGRDLSLVIGGADGLDDSVLARAERRWSLSPLTLPHGLVRVVVAEQLYRAWSVRSGHPYHRA; via the coding sequence ATGCGGATTCGCCTGCTTGCCGTGGGCCAGCGCCTGCCGGCCTGGATGAACGATGGCTTCGCGGAGTACGCCCGGCGTCTGCCCCATGAATGCCGTCTGGAGCTGAACGAGATCCCACCCGGTCGCCGCAGTGGCAAGACCGCCCCGGATCGTGCCCGTCAGCAGGAAGCCGAGCGGATTCTGAAAGCCATCGGCAATGATCGCCTGATCGCCCTGGATGAACGCGGCCAATCCCCCGACACCGTCAAACTGTCTGCCTGGCTGGGAGACTGGCTCATGGACGGGCGTGACCTCAGCCTGGTCATCGGCGGCGCCGACGGTCTTGATGACAGCGTCCTGGCACGAGCCGAACGGCGCTGGAGCCTGTCACCCCTGACCCTGCCCCATGGCCTGGTCCGCGTCGTGGTCGCCGAGCAACTGTATCGCGCCTGGTCGGTCCGCAGCGGTCATCCCTATCATCGCGCGTAG
- a CDS encoding LEA type 2 family protein: MNRVVPVLLCLCLPMLFSCTHLQRELEPPQVRLDAIALESLSLSRQRFRVTLEVHNPNAFRLPIASITYHMTLADVPLTRGRFDEGLSLAAGASQTVNLSVETDLMATGQGLLEWLRQPSEDLPYRMEGEVLPDFSWARARPYRQEGRIRLQH; encoded by the coding sequence ATGAATAGGGTGGTTCCGGTATTGCTGTGCCTGTGTCTGCCCATGCTGTTCTCCTGCACCCACCTGCAACGGGAACTGGAGCCACCTCAAGTGCGGCTTGATGCCATTGCGCTGGAATCACTGTCCCTGAGTCGACAGCGATTCCGCGTGACGCTGGAAGTCCATAACCCGAATGCCTTCCGCCTGCCCATCGCCAGCATCACCTACCACATGACCCTAGCGGATGTGCCCCTCACCCGGGGGCGCTTCGACGAGGGCCTCTCGCTGGCGGCGGGGGCAAGCCAGACAGTGAATCTGAGTGTGGAAACGGATCTGATGGCGACCGGCCAGGGGCTGTTGGAATGGCTGCGCCAGCCGAGCGAAGACCTGCCTTACCGCATGGAAGGGGAAGTGTTGCCGGATTTCTCCTGGGCGCGGGCGCGCCCCTATCGCCAGGAAGGGCGCATCCGGCTACAGCATTGA
- a CDS encoding Maf family protein: MPRLILASQSPRRRELLEQIGLTFDVIPADINESVQAGELAVDFVARMAREKAEAVARQQPDALVLGSDTAVVVDEHILGKPADKADARRMLGLLSGREHAVLSAVALIVPGQAERVITQVSRVRFRSISETEMHAYWRSGEPKDKAGAYAIQGLGAVFVEHLSGSYSGVMGLPLFETARLLEEAGISSL; encoded by the coding sequence ATGCCCCGACTCATTCTCGCCTCCCAATCCCCACGTCGCCGTGAATTGCTGGAACAGATCGGGCTGACATTCGATGTGATTCCGGCGGACATCAACGAATCCGTTCAAGCCGGTGAGTTGGCCGTGGACTTTGTCGCGCGCATGGCGCGGGAGAAAGCCGAAGCCGTGGCCCGACAGCAGCCGGATGCACTGGTACTGGGTTCGGATACCGCCGTGGTGGTGGATGAACACATTCTTGGCAAGCCGGCGGATAAGGCCGATGCTCGGCGCATGCTTGGCCTGCTGTCCGGGCGTGAACATGCGGTGCTGTCAGCCGTGGCCCTGATCGTTCCGGGGCAGGCTGAGCGGGTGATCACGCAGGTGAGCCGGGTGCGTTTTCGTTCCATCAGCGAAACGGAGATGCACGCCTACTGGCGCAGCGGCGAGCCCAAAGACAAGGCCGGGGCCTATGCCATTCAGGGGCTGGGGGCGGTCTTTGTCGAACATCTCTCCGGCAGTTATTCCGGGGTCATGGGTTTGCCGCTGTTTGAAACCGCCCGGCTGCTCGAGGAAGCCGGCATCTCTTCGCTCTGA
- a CDS encoding DUF1611 domain-containing protein yields the protein MQEEAIVLANGAYRTANGKVAHGLIRGSERFRVRAVVDPDAAGSDAGEWLDGTHRDIPVVESVAEAIAACPTPPRWCVLGVAPHGGRFNPPLREAALSALSAGLGLVNGLHDWAGLDPDMNRVAREQGVEIIDLRRPPPNDQLHFWTGEIRHVATPRIAVLGMDCAIGKRTTSRVLIQALRQRGHTAEMIYTGQTGWLQGGRYGFIFDATPNDYVSGELEHAILSCARELNPDIMLLEGQSSLRNPSGPCGAEFLLSGAADAVILQHDPKRQYFDGLEAGGYHLPTVADEIALIRHYGVETIGVTLYGRPDDPVVAEARQTLSDTLQLPVACPLFEDSPELLAAIEARLDRRNTG from the coding sequence ATGCAGGAAGAGGCAATCGTTCTGGCCAATGGGGCCTACAGGACAGCCAATGGCAAGGTGGCTCACGGCCTGATCAGGGGCAGCGAGCGTTTCCGGGTGAGGGCAGTGGTGGATCCGGATGCCGCCGGGAGTGATGCGGGGGAATGGCTGGACGGCACCCACCGGGACATTCCGGTGGTGGAGTCGGTGGCGGAAGCCATCGCCGCCTGTCCCACACCACCGCGCTGGTGTGTCCTGGGGGTTGCGCCCCATGGCGGGCGTTTCAACCCACCCCTGCGCGAAGCCGCCCTGAGTGCACTCTCCGCCGGCCTCGGCCTGGTCAACGGCCTGCATGACTGGGCCGGGCTGGATCCCGACATGAACCGGGTCGCCCGGGAGCAGGGTGTCGAGATCATCGACCTGCGTCGCCCGCCGCCCAATGATCAGTTGCATTTCTGGACCGGCGAGATCCGCCATGTCGCCACACCGCGCATTGCCGTCCTCGGCATGGACTGCGCCATCGGCAAGCGCACCACCAGTCGCGTGCTGATTCAGGCGCTGCGCCAGCGCGGCCACACGGCGGAGATGATCTACACCGGGCAGACGGGCTGGCTGCAGGGTGGTCGCTATGGCTTCATCTTCGATGCCACACCGAACGATTACGTCAGTGGCGAACTGGAACATGCCATTCTGAGCTGCGCGCGGGAGCTGAACCCCGACATCATGCTGCTGGAAGGGCAGTCCTCCCTGCGCAATCCGAGCGGCCCCTGTGGCGCGGAGTTCCTGCTCTCGGGTGCCGCCGACGCCGTGATCCTGCAGCATGATCCGAAGCGGCAGTATTTCGATGGTCTCGAGGCGGGCGGTTATCACCTGCCCACGGTGGCGGACGAAATCGCCCTCATCCGCCATTACGGGGTCGAGACCATTGGCGTCACCCTCTATGGCCGCCCGGACGACCCCGTGGTGGCAGAGGCCCGCCAGACCCTCTCGGATACCCTGCAGCTGCCGGTGGCCTGCCCACTGTTCGAAGACAGCCCGGAGCTGCTCGCGGCCATCGAAGCCCGACTCGACCGGAGGAACACCGGATGA
- a CDS encoding mandelate racemase/muconate lactonizing enzyme family protein, whose amino-acid sequence MRILRIETWREDIPLSRPYEIAFRRTEAVGNCFVRIIPSSGSPGLGCAAPEHHVTGETLDDCEAALDPGSLDWLINQDVRELPRLLRQLDGHLPDTPAARAALDMALHDVLSRQLDIPLAAMLGQCHESLPTSITIGIMGIEETLEEAAEYIGRGFRHLKVKTGQRVEEDVERIRRLRARFGQDIALRVDPNQGYGVPDLKRFMEAVSDCGVEFVEQPLASDYDMRLLSPGLRDQLAADESLLSPLDALRLAAPPRACGIFNIKLMKCGGIHAARRIADIADLTDIHLMWGCMDESRISIAAALHAALASPATRYLDLDGHLDLGRDPASGGFTLENGVMRLDTGAGLGVTLSE is encoded by the coding sequence ATGAGAATTCTCCGCATCGAAACCTGGCGCGAAGACATTCCCTTGAGCCGCCCCTATGAGATCGCCTTTCGCCGCACCGAGGCCGTCGGCAACTGTTTCGTCCGCATCATCCCAAGTTCCGGCAGCCCGGGCCTGGGTTGCGCGGCACCGGAGCATCATGTCACCGGCGAAACACTGGATGACTGCGAAGCGGCACTTGATCCGGGCAGTCTCGACTGGTTGATCAACCAGGACGTACGTGAGCTGCCGCGGCTGCTGCGCCAGCTGGACGGGCACCTGCCCGACACGCCGGCTGCCCGCGCCGCCCTGGACATGGCCCTGCATGATGTCCTGTCACGACAGCTGGATATCCCGCTGGCGGCCATGCTGGGGCAATGCCATGAATCGCTGCCCACCTCGATCACCATCGGCATCATGGGCATCGAGGAAACCCTGGAAGAAGCCGCCGAATACATCGGGCGCGGCTTCCGGCATCTGAAGGTCAAGACCGGCCAGCGAGTGGAAGAAGACGTTGAACGCATCCGCCGTTTGCGCGCCCGCTTCGGCCAGGACATTGCGCTTCGCGTGGACCCCAATCAGGGCTATGGCGTGCCGGACCTGAAACGCTTCATGGAGGCAGTCAGCGACTGTGGCGTGGAGTTCGTGGAACAGCCCCTGGCCAGCGACTACGACATGCGCCTGCTCAGCCCGGGCCTTAGGGATCAGCTGGCCGCCGACGAAAGCCTTCTGTCACCCCTGGATGCCCTCAGGCTCGCGGCGCCACCCCGGGCCTGCGGCATATTCAACATCAAACTGATGAAATGTGGCGGCATTCATGCCGCACGACGGATCGCCGACATCGCTGACCTGACGGACATCCACCTCATGTGGGGCTGCATGGATGAATCCCGCATCAGCATTGCCGCCGCCCTGCATGCCGCCCTGGCCAGCCCGGCCACGCGTTATCTGGATCTGGACGGCCACCTGGATCTGGGCCGTGATCCGGCCAGCGGTGGTTTTACTCTGGAGAACGGCGTCATGCGACTGGATACCGGGGCCGGCCTGGGGGTCACCCTCAGCGAATGA
- a CDS encoding sensor domain-containing diguanylate cyclase — translation MTESLDNSTGMLQHRGPGRPGVLEALWDVYPDNLFLIRVESSGSFIVEAVNPVLRERFGMPRAAIEGKTIEAIHGPEMAAEIVARYRECLLVGAPIEYEEPSRSPLSEGEVFETILMPLRDRDGHISHLLGISRAITRLRRAEQVLRQDNRELEHRLSRKREELDQLRDSLRRRALRDEVTGCYTRTIFLEMMGRELERAKAEGRRLGLLIIDLDDLPALTRHFGSSARDAMVSTVVTVLRESVSEMELLGRCDSGEFLLLHERDEAGSEALAEELCAQVRSLTPVWQGRPIELSLSIGMAMLKPGAVSSVEQLSEIAMKRLEQVRASGSGGWLSEPVAAQG, via the coding sequence ATGACAGAGTCGCTCGACAACTCCACGGGCATGCTTCAGCATCGGGGGCCAGGTCGCCCCGGTGTTCTCGAGGCCTTGTGGGATGTCTACCCCGATAATCTCTTCCTGATCCGGGTCGAATCCAGCGGCAGCTTCATTGTCGAAGCCGTCAACCCGGTGCTGCGGGAACGCTTCGGCATGCCCCGTGCGGCCATTGAGGGAAAGACCATCGAGGCCATTCACGGGCCGGAAATGGCAGCGGAAATTGTCGCTCGTTATCGGGAATGCCTGCTCGTCGGAGCACCCATCGAGTACGAAGAACCCAGCCGCTCTCCGCTTTCCGAAGGTGAAGTGTTCGAAACCATCCTCATGCCCTTGCGTGATAGGGACGGCCATATCAGTCATCTGCTGGGAATCTCACGGGCCATTACCCGGCTGCGTCGTGCGGAGCAGGTTCTGCGCCAGGACAATCGCGAGCTTGAACACCGGCTGAGCAGGAAGCGTGAAGAGCTGGATCAGCTGCGTGACAGTCTGAGGCGCCGTGCCCTGCGCGATGAAGTCACCGGCTGTTATACCCGTACCATCTTCCTGGAGATGATGGGAAGGGAGCTGGAGCGGGCAAAAGCGGAAGGCCGTCGACTGGGTCTGCTCATCATCGATCTGGATGATCTGCCGGCGTTGACTCGCCACTTTGGCAGTTCCGCCCGTGATGCCATGGTGTCCACCGTGGTCACCGTGTTGCGGGAATCCGTTTCGGAAATGGAACTGCTCGGGCGTTGTGACAGCGGGGAGTTTCTCCTGCTGCATGAACGGGATGAGGCCGGCAGCGAAGCGTTGGCCGAGGAGCTGTGTGCGCAGGTGCGGTCACTGACACCGGTCTGGCAGGGGCGGCCCATCGAGCTGTCCCTGAGTATCGGAATGGCCATGCTGAAGCCTGGCGCCGTGAGCAGTGTGGAACAGCTCAGTGAAATCGCGATGAAACGGCTTGAACAGGTTCGTGCAAGCGGTAGCGGAGGCTGGTTGTCCGAGCCGGTGGCCGCGCAGGGCTGA